Proteins found in one Coffea eugenioides isolate CCC68of chromosome 5, Ceug_1.0, whole genome shotgun sequence genomic segment:
- the LOC113770289 gene encoding uncharacterized protein LOC113770289: protein MADGTRMKTMEEQLRRQDSRLQGILESITADKQIMEDRLDAVSVELSNKLDAFMVAISQQLSSLNRGNPEKGILGSPEGSHSRNSDIGTREQGERNVRSSFHASAPKLEIPPFRGDNPREWIRRLQRYFHLLHIPIEQWMELTEFHLEGKTEVWYQGFKSTRGNKVDWMEFSGELCKRFGTLGQMDPVEEFNKLQLSTTVLAYQEKFEELLSEVMIRAPLLPENDYISCFLSGLPDELRSMVKTQDPKTLSKAFELARLQENAFEAYHKKHKPLQKSLSAGNTTQTAAQYTMPYTKPVIANAVKKQTPYNFRQITPAELQYRREHRLCYKCEEKFGPGYQCKQKKIHLIVAIEDSPDDLVEGEMIEYQGAQSAKGIEMEIHALTGKMTYNTIKLQGRFKGTPLSILVDGGSTHSFVKGSVAQLHPELVQSIKPFRVRVANGEYLTCNRMIPNMSWEMQGKQFTHDMFVINLEPYDVIIGVDWMAAHSPITFDFKQLNMSFDEKGERILLHGESKETVLKLPSDDAEKEGWSTRIWKHACGLKINEDQVCTVTQLDTGFQHSLGTLLEDYKIVFGEPQSLPPPRNCDHQISLVPNAKPFKLAPYRYPHNQKNEIERQVKDMLSSGIIQLSHSPFASPVLLVKKKDGTWRFCVDYRQLNDLTIKDKFSIPIIDDLLDELYGAKLFSKIDLRAGYHQIRMFLADIPKTAFKTHLGLYELGLYEFTVMPFGLTTAPATFQSLMNHVFEPYLRKFVLVFFDNILVYSPDPDTHLLHLKTVLETLKTHSLFAKLSKCIFGQSQVEYLGHVISGEGVQADP from the coding sequence ATGGCAGATGGAACTCGAATGAAGACCATGGAAGAACAGCTACGTAGGCAGGATAGCAGACTCCAAGGAATTCTGGAATCCATTACTGCAGACAAACAAATTATGGAAGACAGGTTGGATGCGGTGAGTGTGGAACTGAGCAATAAATTAGATGCATTCATGGTAGCCATTTCTCAGCAGCTCTCCAGTTTGAATCGAGGGAATCCTGAGAAAGGGATATTGGGCTCTCCAGAGGGAAGTCACTCCAGGAATTCAGACATAGGAACTCGAGAGCAAGGAGAGAGGAATGTCAGGAGTTCCTTCCATGCTAGCGCACCTAAACTGGAAATTCCACCGTTCAGAGGAGACAATCCCAGGGAATGGATCAGAAGACTTCAGAGGTATTTCCATCTTCTACACATTCCGATAGAGCAGTGGATGGAACTGACAGAATTCCACTTAGAAGGTAAAACGGAGGTATGGTATCAAGGATTCAAGTCTACTAGGGGTAACAAGGTGGATTGGATGGAATTTTCTGGAGAGTTGTGCAAGCGGTTTGGAACGTTAGGACAAATGGATCCAGTGGAGGAATTCAATAAATTGCAGCTATCTACCACAGTCCTAGCCTACCAGGAAAAATTTGAGGAACTGCTCTCTGAGGTAATGATTCGAGCCCCACTTCTCCCAGAAAATGAttacatttcatgttttttgAGTGGACTACCAGACGAGCTAAGATCAATGGTGAAGACTCAAGACCCTAAGACTTTATCCAAAGCATTTGAGCTGGCCAGATTGCAGGAAAATGCCTTTGAAGCATACCACAAGAAGCACAAGCCTCTCCAAAAATCCCTCTCTGCAGGGAATACTACACAAACTGCTGCTCAATATACCATGCCTTATACCAAACCTGTTATTGCCAATGCTGTCAAGAAACAGACTCCTTACAACTTCAGGCAAATCACACCAGCAGAGCTGCAGTACAGAAGGGAGCATCGTCTCTGCTATAAGTGTGAGGAGAAGTTTGGTCCAGGCTACCAATGTAAGCAGAAGAAAATCCATCTGATTGTAGCAATAGAAGATAGTCCGGATGATCTGGTGGAAGGGGAGATGATCGAGTACCAAGGAGCACAATCTGCCAAGGGGATAGAAATGGAGATACATGCACTAACTGGGAAGATGACTTACAACACCATTAAGCTGCAAGGGAGGTTCAAAGGAACTCCACTTTCAATCCTGGTTGATGGAGGAAGCACTCATAGTTTTGTCAAAGGATCTGTGGCACAACTCCACCCAGAGCTGGTCCAGTCTATCAAGCCTTTCAGGGTCAGGGTGGCCAATGGGGAGTACTTGACCTGTAACAGGATGATTCCAAACATGAGCTGGGAAATGCAAGGTAAACAGTTCACTCATGATATGTTTGTCATTAACTTGGAGCCGTATGATGTGATCATAGGAGTAGACTGGATGGCGGCACACAGCCCCATCACCTTTGACTTCAAGCAGTTGAACATGTCCTTTGATGAGAAAGGGGAGAGGATTCTGTTGCATGGAGAATCTAAGGAGACTGTTCTCAAACTTCCTAGTGATGATGCTGAGAAGGAAGGATGGAGCACCAGAATTTGGAAGCATGCATGCGGACTGAAAATAAATGAGGATCAGGTATGCACTGTCACTCAGCTAGACACTGGTTTTCAACATTCCCTAGGTACTCTACTTGAAGACTACAAAATTGTATTTGGAGAACCACAGTCCCTTCCTCCTCCCAGAAACTGTGACCATCAAATTTCCCTAGTACCAAATGCCAAACCTTTCAAGTTAGCACCTTATAGGTACCCTCAcaaccaaaaaaatgaaatagaaagGCAAGTAAAGGACATGCTCAGTAGTGGCATTATCCAGCTTAGCCATAGCCCGTTTGCCTCTCCAGTTCTATTAGTTAAAAAAAAGGATGGAACTTGGAGGTTTTGTGTTGACTACAGACAACTAAATGACCTGACTATCAAAGATAAATTTTCAATACCTATTATTGATGATTTACTTGATGAACTTTATGGAGCCAAGCTCTTCTCTAAAATAGATCTAAGAGCTGGATACCATCAGATCAGGATGTTCCTTGCTGACATTCCAAAAACTGCTTTTAAAACTCATCTAGGATTGTATGAGTTAGGATTGTATGAGTTCACTGTTATGCCCTTTGGTCTCACTACTGCCCCCGCAACCTTTCAAAGCCTAATGAACCATGTCTTTGAACCTTACCTGAGAAAGTTTGTGTTAGTGTTCTTCGATAACATCCTTGTATACAGCCCAGATCCAGACACTCATCTTTTGCACCTCAAAACTGTCCTGGAAACACTCAAAACTCACTCTCTTTTTGCCAAGCTTTCCAAATGCATCTTTGGACAGTCTCAAGTAGAATATTTGGGACATGTTATCAGTGGAGAGGGAGTGCAGGCAGATCCCTAA
- the LOC113770290 gene encoding putative disease resistance protein RGA3 produces the protein MAELFVPKIIDQLSDVLVKQFGERVNLVMGVEKEVAYIKTKLETIQNVLHDAERRRLKDRGVGIWLEKLEDITFEMDDVLDEWNFKIHRAKNEGTQQNARLQATLWSKVRSFIPSLCSCLKQVPVRSDIALKIKGINEKLDLTLKEADQFKFISTVAIPDSQDLKRIMTTSIIDESKIYGRESDKDALLDQVLSKSSSQGRKGVQVISVVGAGGSGKTTLAQLLFNNDKVKNHFELRNWICVSDPFDQKRIAKAILENAGSQESELDPLIQRIKETFSGKRFLLVLDDVWTEDDPKWEPFQNSLKDGAPGSVILVTTRSHRVAAVVGTTHTHQMALMSDSDCWLIMQRIAFANKSGDLCKKVERIGQKIAEKCKGLPLAAKTMGSLLRFKDTVQQWQNVLDSEIWQLKEAAVELFPHLYLSYNELPPELKRCFSYCAVFPKDFEINVEELIRLWIAQGYVRPRRRGESLELVGHEYFNNLAMRSFFQELQEVEGYYGFHEYMKCKMHDIVHDFAQFLTKNECHALDGTGRNSSSERPCHLTILEKGTEEEMFSSRVVDFGRLRSFLTFPIIGRVVVPQNLFCILKCVRTLTLSNCGLAEIPAEIGRLIHLRHLDLSDNLFITLPEAICDLYYLETLDINCCEKLSCLPGRIEGLVHLRHLFNKMTVDLRQIPQGLTKLTSLCTLARFIVRSNSDDLAILKDLNQLERLAIVIEGEVDFGSAKLGKKINMREMFLLFSDRTHFIETPSCIETMQPPPNLELLVLDGYPGAQLPSWLVTKSHANNLTKLSIAMPHNISSFLALRKLSSLEELVLMEVDELKCLGKEFFGITKALHENNRDAVDTLSNSESSFSDEAMAFPNLRKLHFYAFYNWTNWEDLSEDDEEVAISIMPRLEELEISQCYKLEALPHRILSKISSLKNLDIRLCDKLRDRYSDKTGNDWIKISHIPRVHISN, from the coding sequence ATGGCTGAATTGTTTGTTCCAAAGATAATTGATCAACTGAGTGATGTTCTCGTGAAGCAGTTTGGGGAGAGGGTCAACCTGGTGATGGGGGTTGAAAAGGAGGTGGCATATATCAAAACCAAGTTAGAAACGATTCAAAATGTGCTGCATGATGCAGAGAGACGAAGGCTGAAGGACAGAGGCGTTGGAATTTGGCTAGAAAAGCTTGAGGACATAACATTTGAGATGGATGACGTGCTGGACGAATGGAACTTCAAGATTCACAGAGCAAAGAACGAGGGAACTCAACAGAATGCCAGATTGCAGGCAACATTGTGGAGCAAGGTTCGTTCCTTCATCCCATCCCTTTGTTCTTGTCTTAAACAAGTTCCTGTTCGTAGTGATATTGCTTTGAAAATAAAAGGCATAAATGAAAAGTTAGACTTGACTTTGAAAGAGGCAGatcaattcaaatttatttCAACTGTGGCGATTCCTGATTCTCAAGATTTGAAGCGAATTATGACTACCTCAATCATAGACGAATCAAAGATCTATGGTCGAGAATCTGATAAGGATGCTTTACTTGACCAAGTTTTGTCTAAGAGTAGTAGTCAAGGAAGAAAGGGGGTTCAAGTTATCTCTGTAGTAGGGGCCGGGGGTAGTGGAAAGACCACACTTGCCCAGCTACTTTTCAATAACGATAAAGTAAAGAACCACTTTGAACTTAGAAATTGGATTTGCGTATCAGATCCTTTTGACCAGAAAAGGATTGCAAAAGCTATCCTTGAGAATGCTGGTTCTCAAGAATCAGAGTTGGATCCATTGATCCAACGTATAAAAGAAACTTTTTCTGGTAAGAGATTCCTGCTTGTCCTAGATGATGTCTGGACAGAGGATGACCCAAAGTGGGAACCTTTCCAAAACTCTCTCAAGGATGGGGCTCCTGGAAGTGTAATCTTGGTGACAACAAGGAGTCATAGAGTGGCCGCAGTGGTGGGAACAACTCATACTCACCAGATGGCCCTGATGTCCGACTCTGATTGTTGGCTAATAATGCAAAGGATAGCATTTGCCAACAAATCAGGGGACTTGTGCAAGAAGGTGGAAAGAATTGggcagaaaattgcagaaaagtgCAAAGGGTTGCCACTTGCTGCAAAGACTATGGGAAGCTTGTTACGGTTCAAAGATACCGTACAACAATGGCAGAATGTTTTGGACAGTGAGATATGGCAATTGAAGGAAGCAGCCGTGGAACTTTTCCCTCATTTGTACTTAAGTTACAATGAATTACCCCCAGAGCTGAAACGTTGCTTCTCATATTGTGCTGTCTTTCCCAAAGATTTTGAGATAAATGTAGAAGAGCTTATTAGGCTGTGGATAGCACAAGGTTATGTTCGCCCAAGACGAAGAGGTGAGAGCTTGGAGCTGGTGGGCCATGAGTACTTCAACAATTTGGCAATGCGTTCCTTTTTTCAAGAATTACAAGAAGTTGAGGGGTACTATGGGTTTCATGAATATATGAAGTGCAAGATGCATGACATAGTGCATGATTTTGCAcaatttctcacaaaaaatGAATGTCATGCACTTGATGGAACGGGAAGAAATTCATCTAGTGAAAGACCATGTCATCTAACAATTTTGGAAAAAGGCACTGAGGAGGAGATGTTTAGTTCTCGAGTCGTTGATTTTGGACGGCTCAGGAGCTTTTTAACTTTTCCTATAATTGGAAGAGTAGTAGTTCCCCAAAATCTGTTTTGCATTTTGAAGTGCGTGAGGACTCTGACTTTAAGCAATTGTGGGCTAGCTGAAATCCCAGCCGAGATCGGAAGGTTGATTCATCTTCGGCACTTGGACTTGAGTGATAATCTTTTCATTACACTGCCAGAAGCTATATGTGATCTATATTATCTGGAAACTCTGGATATCAATTGTTGTGAAAAGCTTTCGTGCCTTCCTGGAAGGATTGAAGGCCTTGTACACTTAAGGCACCTTTTCAATAAGATGACCGTTGATTTACGTCAAATTCCACAAGGACTCACGAAGCTGACGTCACTTTGTACTTTGGCTAGGTTCATCGTCAGGAGCAACTCTGATGATTTGGCAATTCTGAAGGACCTGAACCAACTGGAAAGATTGGCCATTGTAATTGAAGGAGAAGTAGATTTTGGGAGTgcaaaacttggcaaaaaaatCAACATGCGTGAAATGTTTTTGTTATTTAGCGATAGGACCCACTTTATAGAAACTCCAAGTTGCATTGAAACCATGCAACCACCTCCAAACTTGGAACTACTTGTGCTAGATGGCTATCCTGGAGCCCAGTTACCAAGTTGGCTTGTGACGAAGTCTCACGCCAATAACTTGACGAAGCTCAGTATTGCTATGCCCCACAACATCTCATCCTTTCTTGCCTTGCGGAAGCTATCATCCCTAGAAGAGCTTGTGCTCATGGAAGTGGATGAGCTAAAATGTTTGGGTAAGGAATTCTTCGGAATTACAAAAGCACTACATGAGAATAATCGTGATGCCGTTGATACATTGTCAAACTCCGAGTCATCATTCTCAGACGAAGCAATGGCATTtccaaatttgagaaaattacatttttatgcCTTTTACAATTGGACAAATTGGGAAGACTTaagtgaagatgatgaagaagttGCTATCTCTATCATGCCACGTTTGGAGGAGCTAGAAATTAGTCAATGTTACAAGCTTGAAGCTCTGCCACATCGCATCCTCAGCAAGATATCATCTCTCAAAAATTTGGATATTCGACTTTGCGACAAGTTGAGGGATCGTTACTCTGACAAAACAGGAAATGACTGGATAAAGATATCACACATTCCTCGAGTTCACATATCCAATTAG